The genomic stretch TGTTCCCGGTCAAGGCCAAATGGTTTGTGCTGTTCTATGCCGCCATGGAACTGTACCTGGGCGTACAGAACTCTGCCGGCGATTCCGTAGCCCACTGGGCGCATCTCGGCGGCGCACTGGTAGGTTTTCTGCTGGTACTGTACTGGAACCGGACGGACAGGCGCAATTTTTACTGAGCCGGCCCAACTATCTGACCCTAAATACTGTTAAATAGCCAGCCCAGCCCGGGACTTGTGGTAGTTCTGACGGGTGTTTTGTACATTCACTGAAAAATTTTCTTGTGCTGAGGGAAAACCGATACAAAAGAAAAATACTACTGGGCCAGGATGGCAATTCCCTGATGTTATTGCTGGCGATCCTGGCTATCGTATTCTGCCTCTTCAAATTCATGATGGTGGTTTACGATATGTCCGACTGGGGCAAGGCTGCCTATTACACCAACATACTGGACTGGTTCCGGATGCCTGCGGATCTGGGCAAGCTGGGCAGCAGGCCCTGGACGCCTTTCACCTACATGTTCATCCATGATGGCGTTTTCCATATGCTCGGCAATGTGATCTGGCTATGGGCCTTTGGGTATATCATGCAGGACCTCACCGGTAATGGCAAGATCATTCCCCTGTTCATTTACGGAGGACTGGCTGGCGCCGCCTTTTTCCTGATCAGCTATAACCTTTTCCCCAAACTGGCGCCCGTTGCCCCTTTCGCCAGCCTGGAAGGCGCCTCAGCAGGTGTGATGGCTATTGTAATAGCCACTACCACCCTGGCCCCCAACTACCGCATCTTCCCCATGATCTATGGTGGTATCCCACTCTGGGTGCTTACCCTCATTTTCGTGGTCATTGATTTTGCACAGATACCTGTCAGCAATACCGGCGGACACCTAGCCCACCTGGCTGGCGCTGCCATCGGTTTTGTATACGTGAAACAATTACAGAGAGGCCGCGACTGGGCCGCCTGGATGACTGATTTCTTCAGCTGGGTCGGCAATCTTTTCAATCCCGATAAGCACAACTGGAAAAAAACAGCCAGGCAGGAACTGCACTACAACGCACGCGGCACCACGCCTTTCAAAAAGGTTCCCAACATCACGCAGAAGCGCATCGACGAAATTCTCGATAAGATCAATCAACAGGGTTATCGCTACCTCACAGAAGAGGAAAAAGAGATCCTGAAACGAGCAGCTGAAGACGAAGAATTGTAATTTTAAGGAATGGCCTTCCGGAAGTTCACCAAGCGATTTTTCATTATTACCAACGTCATCATAGTGGCGTTGTTCCTGCTGGCCTGCGCCAATGCTTTCCTGCATCCCGAACGCTGGTGGTTCTTCGCTATCCTGGGCCTGGCTTTTCCATTCCTGCTCCTGGCCACAGGATTATTCTCGCTTTTATGGCTCCTGTTCCGCTCCCGCTGGATATTCCTTTCCCTGGCAGCCCTGGCACTGGGTTATACCAATATCCGGGCGCTGATGGCTTTTCATTTTTCCGAACCTTTTAAAGCCGAAAAAGAAGCCCGGGCCATCCGTGTGCTGAGCTGGAATGTGAAATGGTTTGACGAGCAGACCAAGGAAGACAAGGGCAGGGAAAGTAACCGGCAGGCCATGCTGGATTTTATCCGGGAGTCCGATGCCGATATCCTCTGCTTCCAGGAATATTTTGAACCTACCGGTCATGCCAGTTATAATAACAGCAGGGAATTAGCCCGCATGGGTTATCCATACTGCTTCAAAGTGGTGGATTTTTCACGCCCCAAAAACTACGAAGTTGGGGTAGCTATCTTCTCCCGTTTCCCTATTACCGATTCTCTGCGCGTACGCTATAATACACCTATCGTGAACAGGGCCGCAGAAAGCCTGATTGCCTGCACCATTAACGTGGAAGGCCAGGATATCCGGGTATTCACCACGCACCTGCAATCCGTGCTGCTGCAGAAAAAAGACTACCGGGACCTGGCTATTATCCGCAAAGCGGAAGACAGTATGATGGAAGCTTCCCGGTCCATTGTCCGCAAACTGAAACAGGGCTACCAGATGCGCGGCGGCCAGGTAGATACCGTGCGCAGCCTGCTGGACAAAAGCCAGCTGCCGGAGGTCATCTGCGGCGATTACAATGATGTACCCAATTCCTACACCTATTTCCGGATCCGGGGCGACCGCCAGGATGCCTTTGTGGAAAAGAGCAGCGGTCTGGGGCGGACCTTTGCCACTATCTCCTCCACCCTCCGGATAGATTATATCATGGCGGACCGCCGTTTTGAGGTGTTGCAGTACAAACGGCACCTGCTACCCTATTCTGACCATTATCCCGTGGTGGCCGATCTGCGGCTCGCCGCCGCTCAATAATTTTCTTATATTTGCTGTATGACATCCCGGTTCTTATCCCTCTGCTGTGTTTGGTCAACCTGTGCCTGTATGGGCAGGTAATCTGTTATTTCTTTGATACCCATTTCCATTCCAGTTACAACAATAATGTATGAGTGAGCTGAAAGTCCTGAATTCTTACACGAGGCAAAAAGAAGTGTTTATGCCCATCACGCCCGGGCACGTGGGGATGTATGTCTGCGGACCAACCGTAAGCGGGGAAAGCCACCTGGGCCATGCCCGTCCCTTTATCACCTTTGACGTAGTATACCGTTACCTCCTGCACCTGGGATACAAAGTGCGGTATGTGCGCAATATTACCGATGCCGGCCACTTTGAAGAAGAAGGCAGGCAGGCGGAAGACAAGATATCTACCAAGGCCGTCCTGGAAAAGCTGGAGCCCATGGAGCTGGTACAGAAATATACCAACCTCTTTCACTGGGCCATGAACCAGTTCAATAATCTGGAGCCCAGCATTGAGCCCACGGCTACCGGTCATATTGTAGAGCAGATTGAAATGATCAAAAAGATCATGGAAGCCGGTTATGCCTATGCCGCCAATGGCTCCGTGTACTTTGACGTAAAAAAATATGCAGAGACCTATCCCTACGGTAAGCTGAGCGGCCGGATCCTGGACGAGCAACTGGAAACCACCCGCGAACTGGATGGCCAGGATGAGAAAAGGAACAAGCAGGATTTTGCTCTCTGGAAAGCAGCCCCGCCGGAACATATCATGCGCTGGGCAAGCCCCTGGGGACCAGGTTTTCCCGGTTGGCATATTGAGTGCTCTGCCATGAGCACCAAATACCTGGGCGCTGAATTCGATATTCATGGCGGTGGCATGGACCTGCAGTTCCCGCACCATGAAAGTGAAATTGCCCAGAGTACCGTTTGCAACAAGGAAGTACCGGCCCGTTACTGGCTGCACAATAACATGATCACGGTGAACGGTAAGAAGATGGGCAAGAGCTATAACAACCAGATCAAGCTCACTGAAATGTTTGATGGTTCCCATCCTTTGCTGGAGCAGGCCTACAGTCCCATGACCATTCGTTTCTTCATACTGCAAACCCATTACCGCAGTACGCTGGACTTTGGCAATGAAGCCCTGCAGGCTGCCGAGAAAGGGTTGAAACGCATATGGGAGGCTTACGAGCACCTGAAGAGGATGGAAGTGTTACGGGAACCTGCACAGGATAATAAAGCCACCGATCCGGAACTGGATGCCAAAGTGAATGCACAGCTCAGCGAGCTGGATGAATTCATGAATGACGACTTCAATACGGCAAAGGTCCTGGCCAATCTGTTTGAGCTGGTGCCGGTGATCAATTCCATCAAGGACAGGCACCTGCCGGCCAATGTGCTGGCGCCCGATACGCTGGAACGTCTGCAGCAGTATTTTGAAAATTACCTGGAGAACATCTTCGGGCTGCGCAGCGAGACCCAGCAGGATGATGGCAAACTGAATGGCGTACTGGACCTGCTGATAGATATCCGCAAAGAAGCCAGGACCCGGAAGGATTATGCCACTTCCGACAAGATCCGCAACCAGCTGCAGGAGTTGGGCATCCTGCTCAAGGATGAAAAAGACGGGTCTGTAGGTTACTCTTTCCTGTAAGTAAACTTTTATACGGCCGGCAACAGCAGCTGCTGTTGCCGGCCTTTTTATGCCCGGTTGTTTTTATACAGGCACGCTGGCGCGGACCATTTCCCGTTTGCCCCAGGGTCCCGGAATTTTTTCTATTGTAAATCCCGCCGCCTGCATCGCCTTTCGTACAATGCTTTTGGAGCAATAGGTAGTGAGCAGCCCTCCCGGGCGCATCAGCAGGAACAATTGCCGGAAACTGTCTTCTGTCCATAACTCCGGCTGGGAGATGGGAGCAAAGGCGTCAAAATAAACCAGGTGGAAACGGTGATCAGCATCCGGCTGATCAACAGCAGGGGCAGCGGCGATGGCCTGCCGGCAGAATGCCTCCAGTGTCTGCTGGTATTTGGTGAAGCGGAAATAAGGGCTTACAGGTACAGGCTGTTCCCAGGCACCCGTGTGCAATTGCTCAAACAGCGGTTGATAAGCTGCTTGCTGTAATTGAATGCAGTAATTGAGTTGGGGGAGAAAAGCCGGTTCCAGCGGGAAAGCTTCCACTGTGCTGTATTCCACTTGCTGCCGGCCGCTGTCTGCTTCCAGGAGGGTCAGCAGGGCATTGAGGCCGGTGCCAAAGCCCATTTCCAGGATACAGACAGGGCCTGCTGGCGCAGCGGTAGCCAGTAAATGCCGGTAGGCGGCTTCTATGAATATATGGGTGGATTCCTGGATGGCGCCATGCAGGGAATGGAACGTGATGCCTGCATCCGGAATAGCGATCGTTACCGATCCATCTGCTGTGGGTTGAATCCTGCGTTCCATACCAGCTGTAAAACTATGAAGGCTTATCAGGATGCACAAAAAAATTGATACCTTCAGACACTTAAATCAGCACCCGGTCATGTCCTATACCATTCACCTCAGCAAGGATAAAAAGATCAGCAAGCTGATCAATGCGCAGGAGCCCCTGTTGCTGAAGAAACGGAAGAAGATCTGTATCTACCTGATAGCTTCCATCATGAGCCAGCAGCTGTCTGTTAAAGTGGCGGATGTCATCTACAAACGTTTCCTGGCCCTTTATGGGGGCAAAGAGCCTACGGCGCAGCAGGTGCTGGACACTCCCCTGGAAACACTGCGGAGTATTGGTCTCTCCAATGCAAAGACCAGCTATGTACACAATGTGGCCCGCTTTGCTTTGGAGAGAGGTATGGAGGCTGCGGTACTCAATAAGATGAGTGATGAAGAAGTGATTATTTATCTCACCGAAATTAAAGGCGTGGGCCGGTGGACGGTGGAGATGCTGCTGATGTTTGCTTTGGGCCGGGAAGATGTATTTGCCCTGGACGACCTGGGCCTGCAGAATGCCATGATCGGGCTGTACAAGCTGGACCGCAGCGATAAGAAGCTATTCCGCGAAAAACTGCTGACCATCTCCAATAAATGGAGCCCCTACCGGACCTATGCCGCCCTGCACCTCTGGCGCTGGAAGGACAACAGTCCGGCGAAGTAGCCTATATTTGCGCTCATTACTGATTGAACTAAACCTGGTCCCATGCAACCTGCCCCACTACGTTATTTCTTTGCTCTTTCAATCCTGCTCGCTCCCCTGTTGTTTTCCTGTGGTAAAGACGATGATACTGAGCCTCCCGCGCCTGTTACGAAAGATTCTGTTGGTGCTGGCTGGAAGGCTATCACGCGCAATGAAAATTATACCTTTTTAGACCTCTCCTTCCAGGATGGGGCCCACGGCTTTGCTGCGGGTACTGTTGTTGCCAAAACAACGGATAGCGGCAAAACCTGGCAAAAGCTGTCATTAGGACAAGCTGATCCCCTGGCGCGGCTTTCCTTTATGCAGTTCTTTTCCAAAGAGCGTGGCTATGTGCTGGATGCCGGCGTTATTTACAAAACTGTTGACGGAGGAAATACCTGGACAATGCACAAGTATGGTACAGGTCAGGCAAATACGATGTTCTTTCTGAATGAACAAACAGGTTTTGCTTCTTCTGCCAGCGGATTATACAGGACGGATGACGGGGCTGCTACCTGGAAGCAATTGGATGTGAAGGGCAGGCTGGTGCCAGGCATTTTCTTCCTGGATTCCCTGAATGGCTGGATCGGAGATATGAGTACCATTCAACGGACTACGGATGGTGGCAAAACCTTCCAGTCACAAAATGTGAATACAGGCGTAGTGTTCGGTCTTGTATTTCTTGATATGGATAATGGCTGGGCAATTGATGTCAAAGGGAGGTTATGGAAAACAACGGATGGGGGACTGAACTGGCAAAATATCCACAGCTTTAAAGAAGGCAATACTTTCGGCAACCTGCATTTCTTTGATAAGGACAATGGCTATGTATTGTACGGTAAGGGCATTTATAAAATTGCCAATGGCGGAATTACTATTACAAAAGAACTGCAACTCGATGAGTCGCAGTCCAATCTATTCGCAGATTTTTACTTTACAGACAGGGATCATGGCTGGGCCACTACCTACTCACAACTTTTCTTCAGGTTCAAACGATAAGCTGAATGCTTATCACCTTACTTTCACTACCATTGTTTGGGTCAGCGTATCGTGCCAGGGATGTCCGGTCAGACCGGTCAGCTGGTCAAAGGGGATCATGCGGGCCATACCCCTGCGGAACGCATCGCTCCAGCCAAAGGTCGGGTAGTCCCGGTGCATCGCCTTTGTACCGGTGATCAGTTTGCCCAGCGTTCTTCCTTTACCAAAGCCTTCCACCAGGAACATAAAACAGCCATAGGAGAGCAATGTCAGCAACCTGTCCATCCAGGGGTTAATATTCTGAAAGAAAAGCGAAAAGGAGCTGTCGGCCGGTGCTATGCTCAGGACAAGGATCAATCCCCCGAGATAGACAATGTAAAAGCAAACAATATCAATGAGGTAATTCGCTAAACGGGCGCCTGTGGAGGCGAACTCCGGGACATACACTTCCTGTTCAATGTCCTGCAGGAGATCTTCCGTTGGGTTGGTGGGTTGTATTGTATTTTCCATAGAAAAGGGTTAAAGTAACAAGTAAGTGAAAAAAACGGGAATATCAGTAAGATATTTCAGGCGGCAACAGGTATTTCCGGATAAACAAAAAGGCTGCGCCGTTTCCGGGCAGCCTTTTTGCGGTTATTTTTCGGACCATTGATGGTCCTGTTGTCATCCGGTTATTTTACCAGCTTCAGTTCGCTGATGATATTGCTGGCGCCGCCCAGTTTATCAATGCACCAGAGTACGTAGCGGATATCCACATTAATAGTGCGGTTGAACACGGGATCAAAAGCCAGTTTATGGCTGAGCGCTTCATAGTTCCCGTCAAAGCAAAGACCAATAAGATTGCCACTGGCGTCAAT from Candidatus Pseudobacter hemicellulosilyticus encodes the following:
- a CDS encoding rhomboid family intramembrane serine protease; the protein is MLRENRYKRKILLGQDGNSLMLLLAILAIVFCLFKFMMVVYDMSDWGKAAYYTNILDWFRMPADLGKLGSRPWTPFTYMFIHDGVFHMLGNVIWLWAFGYIMQDLTGNGKIIPLFIYGGLAGAAFFLISYNLFPKLAPVAPFASLEGASAGVMAIVIATTTLAPNYRIFPMIYGGIPLWVLTLIFVVIDFAQIPVSNTGGHLAHLAGAAIGFVYVKQLQRGRDWAAWMTDFFSWVGNLFNPDKHNWKKTARQELHYNARGTTPFKKVPNITQKRIDEILDKINQQGYRYLTEEEKEILKRAAEDEEL
- a CDS encoding endonuclease/exonuclease/phosphatase family protein; translated protein: MAFRKFTKRFFIITNVIIVALFLLACANAFLHPERWWFFAILGLAFPFLLLATGLFSLLWLLFRSRWIFLSLAALALGYTNIRALMAFHFSEPFKAEKEARAIRVLSWNVKWFDEQTKEDKGRESNRQAMLDFIRESDADILCFQEYFEPTGHASYNNSRELARMGYPYCFKVVDFSRPKNYEVGVAIFSRFPITDSLRVRYNTPIVNRAAESLIACTINVEGQDIRVFTTHLQSVLLQKKDYRDLAIIRKAEDSMMEASRSIVRKLKQGYQMRGGQVDTVRSLLDKSQLPEVICGDYNDVPNSYTYFRIRGDRQDAFVEKSSGLGRTFATISSTLRIDYIMADRRFEVLQYKRHLLPYSDHYPVVADLRLAAAQ
- the cysS gene encoding cysteine--tRNA ligase; amino-acid sequence: MSELKVLNSYTRQKEVFMPITPGHVGMYVCGPTVSGESHLGHARPFITFDVVYRYLLHLGYKVRYVRNITDAGHFEEEGRQAEDKISTKAVLEKLEPMELVQKYTNLFHWAMNQFNNLEPSIEPTATGHIVEQIEMIKKIMEAGYAYAANGSVYFDVKKYAETYPYGKLSGRILDEQLETTRELDGQDEKRNKQDFALWKAAPPEHIMRWASPWGPGFPGWHIECSAMSTKYLGAEFDIHGGGMDLQFPHHESEIAQSTVCNKEVPARYWLHNNMITVNGKKMGKSYNNQIKLTEMFDGSHPLLEQAYSPMTIRFFILQTHYRSTLDFGNEALQAAEKGLKRIWEAYEHLKRMEVLREPAQDNKATDPELDAKVNAQLSELDEFMNDDFNTAKVLANLFELVPVINSIKDRHLPANVLAPDTLERLQQYFENYLENIFGLRSETQQDDGKLNGVLDLLIDIRKEARTRKDYATSDKIRNQLQELGILLKDEKDGSVGYSFL
- the mnmD gene encoding tRNA (5-methylaminomethyl-2-thiouridine)(34)-methyltransferase MnmD; the protein is MERRIQPTADGSVTIAIPDAGITFHSLHGAIQESTHIFIEAAYRHLLATAAPAGPVCILEMGFGTGLNALLTLLEADSGRQQVEYSTVEAFPLEPAFLPQLNYCIQLQQAAYQPLFEQLHTGAWEQPVPVSPYFRFTKYQQTLEAFCRQAIAAAPAVDQPDADHRFHLVYFDAFAPISQPELWTEDSFRQLFLLMRPGGLLTTYCSKSIVRKAMQAAGFTIEKIPGPWGKREMVRASVPV
- a CDS encoding DNA-3-methyladenine glycosylase 2 family protein, which encodes MSYTIHLSKDKKISKLINAQEPLLLKKRKKICIYLIASIMSQQLSVKVADVIYKRFLALYGGKEPTAQQVLDTPLETLRSIGLSNAKTSYVHNVARFALERGMEAAVLNKMSDEEVIIYLTEIKGVGRWTVEMLLMFALGREDVFALDDLGLQNAMIGLYKLDRSDKKLFREKLLTISNKWSPYRTYAALHLWRWKDNSPAK
- a CDS encoding YCF48-related protein, which translates into the protein MQPAPLRYFFALSILLAPLLFSCGKDDDTEPPAPVTKDSVGAGWKAITRNENYTFLDLSFQDGAHGFAAGTVVAKTTDSGKTWQKLSLGQADPLARLSFMQFFSKERGYVLDAGVIYKTVDGGNTWTMHKYGTGQANTMFFLNEQTGFASSASGLYRTDDGAATWKQLDVKGRLVPGIFFLDSLNGWIGDMSTIQRTTDGGKTFQSQNVNTGVVFGLVFLDMDNGWAIDVKGRLWKTTDGGLNWQNIHSFKEGNTFGNLHFFDKDNGYVLYGKGIYKIANGGITITKELQLDESQSNLFADFYFTDRDHGWATTYSQLFFRFKR
- a CDS encoding RDD family protein, giving the protein MENTIQPTNPTEDLLQDIEQEVYVPEFASTGARLANYLIDIVCFYIVYLGGLILVLSIAPADSSFSLFFQNINPWMDRLLTLLSYGCFMFLVEGFGKGRTLGKLITGTKAMHRDYPTFGWSDAFRRGMARMIPFDQLTGLTGHPWHDTLTQTMVVKVR